Proteins co-encoded in one Medicago truncatula cultivar Jemalong A17 chromosome 8, MtrunA17r5.0-ANR, whole genome shotgun sequence genomic window:
- the LOC25500948 gene encoding WRKY DNA-binding transcription factor 70, whose translation MEEYHIKAMEEVMRGCEFAEQLQQLLLNNNTNNLMKTPTSIFVQHLVNNVINSFNNTIFLMSKGNPSDQIQKEFSSIAPVVRSVDFKENWKKTSATRGCNKRRNITQTWEKVTQTPTDDDGHQWRKYGKKKINNSPYLRNYYRCTHKFDQRCLTTKHVHRIQQKPPLYKTTYYGHHTCGNLPNPDIILDPNDTSSLLLSFNNTFPTPTKQECPFLSSPSSFSSTHSEEYNDEVPSSTLVNTNLPCSDLTLHNSTLEYGHNDMMHGLLYDTVQFNDDFFQPFDGFVVE comes from the exons ATGGAGGAGTATCACATAAAGGCAATGGAAGAGGTCATGAGAGGGTGTGAGTTTGCTGAGCAGCTTCAGCAATTACTGCtcaataataatactaataatttgATGAAAACACCAACCTCAATATTTGTTCAACATCTTGTCAACAATGTCATCAACTCATTTAACAATACCATATTTCTCATGAGCAAAGGAAACCCTAGTGACCAAATTCAAAAGGAATTTTCTTCCATTGCTCCAGTAGTTAGATCTGTCGACTTCAAAGAAAATTGGAAGAAGACTTCTGCAACTAGAGGATGTAACAAAAGAAG AAACATTACACAAACATGGGAGAAGGTGACACAAACTCCAACAGATGATGATGGGCATCAATGGAGAAAATATGGcaaaaaaaagatcaacaatTCTCCATACTTAAG GAACTACTACAGGTGTACTCACAAGTTTGATCAAAGATGCCTAACAACCAAGCATGTGCATAGAATTCAACAAAAACCTCCCTTGTATAAGACAACCTATTATGGTCACCACACTTGTGGAAACTTGCCCAACCCTGACATCATACTTGATCCTAATGACACTTCTTCCTTGTTACTTAGCTTTAATAATACATTCCCAACTCCAACAAAACAAGAATGTCCCTTTTTGTCATCAccatcatctttttcttcaacacATTCAGAGGAGTATAACGATGAAGTTCCTTCATCAACCTTAGTGAATACTAACCTGCCTTGCTCTGATCTCACTTTACATAATTCTACACTTGAATATGGTCACAATGATATGATGCATGGTTTATTGTATGATACTGTTCAGTTTAATGATGATTTCTTTCAACCTTTTGATGGCTTCGTAGTGGAATAA
- the LOC25479398 gene encoding uncharacterized protein, with translation MHRLCISRNRSKVFGILDPVCLDFNPTDPSTKSKVQGHIQTRLRDLNKVCYLAPYLFKGHWQLIIICHKGNSLVVLCSMHRDLNEGMIKIVSKALEVHQLAQGNRKKAKWFRPKPRKQPNGNDCGYYVMKNMLDIISANITKSWMEVFNDPTTLTEDDLYDLRNQWATCFLDLYNA, from the exons ATGCATCGTCTCTGTATCTCAAGAAATAGATCGAAAGTGTTTGGCATTTTGGACCCAGTATGCTTGGATTTTAATCCAACTGATCCTAGTACTAAATCTAAAGTTCAGGGACACATACAAACTAGGTTGCGTGATTTGAACAAAGTGTGTTACTTAGCACCATATCTATTTaa AGGACACTGGCAGTTAATAATTATTTGTCACAAGGGCAATAGTTTAGTTGTCCTTTGTTCAATGCACCGAGATCTTAATGAAGGAATGATTAAGATTGTTTCAAA AGCTTTAGAGGTTCATCAACTTGCTCAGGGCAATAGAAAGAAGGCTAAATGGTTTCGTCCCAAA CCAAGAAAGCAACCTAATGGCAATGATTGTGGATACTATGTGATGAAGAATATGCTAGATATCATCTCTGCTAATATTACTAAGTCTTGGATGgag GTATTCAATGATCCAACGACATTAACTGAAGATGACTTATATGATTTGCGAAACCAATGGGCAACTTGTTTTCTTGACTTGTATAACGCGTAG